GCATCGTTCGGGGCTGAGCTAAATCCTTCAAAATCGAAATCCCCAAATGCTTCAGCCAACTCATTCGCAAGCCTATCGATGTCTTCTTCATTTATCTCATCACCTTCATCATCGTCATCTTCCATGTCTGGATTATCATTCTTAAGGTCTTCTTCCAGCTGTTTGAAAAGAGCTTCGAACGGGTCTCCCTCAAAATCCTCCTCTTCCTTCTCCACTAatccttttttcttctctttcttcaatctctttttcttctcagtGCTGGCCGGCTGGTTGTTCCGGCGGCGAGAGTACGCCACCGTATATCGGCGGCGAGACTGAGGTGCCGGAAGAAGATTGAAATATCTCGGTTGAGCTACGGAAACGCGTCCTCTGTATGAAGATTGCAAAATCCGTACGGATATTGAAGAGTTCACTGACAAAGCAGAAGCCATTGAAGCAaaacttgaagaaataaaaataagggtttatggtttatgatttTAGCTTTATCCATTTGGTTAGATCGGTGGCGaaaaaaaccaaaccaaaatacggttcataataaataaaagcttaattgTAAATTGACCCCTAAACTATAATTCATTTCTTAGATTGGTCTTTAAAGTTTTTGGAGTCAAAAGTATTACCTAAACTATTAATTTGGtcttattttaccaaaaaagtTTATTATTGGATGCAAGGTTATAAATGAGACATTGGTGCTTAAGTTtgattataataaatttgaactCAATTAGATAATTATCGAGCCAAGCTCAAGCTGAAATTGAGCTCAGTAATACTCAATACTTACCAAccttatcaaattaaattttattattgtaaatatttattttattaaattatattattgccTTTAATATATAAGGTAAACTATATCGGACTCATCATTAGTAAAAAATTGTCacctaattatgaaaaattataaaatgttcactcgattattcaattttatcttttcggTCACCAATGGGCTAATAgtgacaacttttaaaattgataaaatagtaactttaaccttcaatatttataattttgtcaatttagtttttattccaaaaatctaactctcaacatttacatattatgcaaatatatatatattttagttttgattttgtttatgaCTTCAGTCACACAACATGTATAAGTTATAATCTAAATTGTTCTCACTCTTATTCCATGTGTCTTGTATCaatttgattctattttataaagGTAAACTACGCCCAATCTTACTAAACTATGaataagtttacgttttgattATTCAATTTTACAAGATTACAAAATGATCTTAAATTGTTCTAAAGTTTTCATTCAAGTCATTCAATCTCAGATACCGACAATCGGAttaacttggatctaaggtatgttatTGTACTAATTGATGTGTACCGATTCACTATACCGATCATTGAATCATCACTCAGAGCTCGCTAGCtagacttaaaaaaaatttaataactcaatgacttaaataaaaacttccaaacagtttagtgatttaaatgaaaatttttgaataatttagtaatcattttgtaattttttgaagttgaatgatcaaaaagtaaacttactaataatttagtgaccttggtgtagtttacccaaaaataatttattatttgtatttatcgTTTCGACtcattatcttaattttatgtGAATTATTATTCGATCCAAGCATTGCTGTCATAAAACCAGCACTATTACAAGATCCATACCAAAAATCATCACTGTCGCTGTTTGTTCATTTCTGGggtttcttctattttttcactTCAAAGCTCTCTGTGAATGGCAGCTTcggcatcatcatcatcatcatcaacaacaacaaaaacgaTACCGGCGAGGAAAAGGGGATGGCTCAGCAACATCTCCTCAATTTCATCACGGATTTATTTCTTCCTTATCTTCCTTCAGATCCCACTTTTCAGGTCAaaccccatttttttttctcttctaagTTCATATCCCTTCTCTCTTGGATGTTAATTTTAGCCGTGTTTTTAGCACCAGTTGTAGAATTTGTTGAGGATCTGTTTTTTTAGAATTGGATTTGATTAAAAGAAATAGTGAATTAGAAAAGGAAGCACCAAAAAGAAGCTATGAAATGTTGAAATTGATGCTTGATGTTTAATGGATCTTGTGATAATGTTGTTTTATGGTAATTTGTTGTGAGGGTTGACTTTTGGGGACTTGCCATTGTTATAAGAATTGGTCAACTGGTAAGGGCTTTTAAGGTTGTTCTAAAGGTTCTCCATGGTTCAAAGTACCACGGAATGGAGCGCAACAGTGCTTTAGGTTTGGATTCAGTGTTATTATAGCACTGAAAACGTGAATCGGGCAAAAAGATTTGGATCTAGTTGATGGACAACTTGGAATATGAACGATGATTCAATGTTCCTCAGTGATCATATTGAACATAAACCGAATCCTCGAATCACCATCAGTTCAGCTAATGCTAAATATTTAGTAAACCTAGTCGAAAGTGAGCCCGTGATTGTGATTTTGTTAACCAAAGTGAGCAATGTTTTGAATGTTACTTAGCGACAGAGGAAACCATTGTGTCTAACAGTATGTCCATAGGTTATGGAACACAAGATATGGAGAGGTGCCCTTGAGGatatatattgaatgaattCAAGGGTTCGTTTGTTTCACGAAAAATGAATCCTGAAAATTGacttttgagaattttttatattttcagtaaaatattttctgttggtTGGTTGTTTTACCAGAAAATCTGGATTGACGTAAAAGGAATGCGgtttattcttattttctttgctTCTGCTTCTATTCTTAGGGGATCAATCCATTTTTGCTTGGCTTTAGCTTCTATACAAGAAGGGATTGATTCCGTTAATACTTAGGTGGATGacatttttttatcctttagcTTTCGAATGTCTTATGGTTATCTGGTTTTTGTTCCTGAAAATGCAATTCTTGCTTTTATTTCTGAGATGCGGAATGGCACAAAGTCCTAagttactgtttttttttttcaaaatccttGTCTAGTGGCTCTACATGTATTCTACCTGATCTAGCATTCACTGCGATAAACCAGAATATGATTTCATGGGGCTTCCTTTAtcacctttttctcttttggcAGGATCCCATGCAGATCCGGAATGTGTTCAACTCCAATTCATGTCACATCTTCCCAGTTGATCGCAAGTGACATCTTTCCTGTACCTGTGGTGAAGGCAATCCTTCTTCCCGGAGCCATTACAAATGGCCTTGCCAAGAATTGGACTGTTCCGAGCTGGGACAACTTGTTAAACATGTATAACTTAACTAGTATAAAGGAATCCTCTGCATTACCCGATCTCCAGCGCTTAGAGGTTATTATCCTTGactttttaatccttttttctaatttttagtttttaatggATTTCCAGTATATGTGTGAAGAAATTTACTGTTATGTTACCGGTAGACCTTGTAGGGAAGCATGCACGTAATCTTAAGGGTCCCCACGATAGTTATTTGTTAACCCAAAAAACATCAAAGCCGAGCATGATTTGGATTTGAACATTGTCTCTAGGGGTGTGAGAACAAGATACCTATAATCAAAAGACTTGATTTGGATTTGGACTTGGACTTGGCTTTAGCTTGAAAGACTCAATTTAGATTTTGTCATTTTCAAGCAGAGAATAAGCTTTAGCAGCTCGAGCTAACTGAGTTCAAGTAACTTACGAGCCtaattgagttttttattttagttagtattgAAGAAGTTTCCGTTCAATCTCTGATTTGAGCATAAGAATAGAGCTCGTTTTTTTGCTTAGCTAAATAAGCTTATTGGTAAAAAGACATCTTTAGTCCTTTTCAATTTCGATATTGAGCAAATTGGCCCCTCTATTAAAATTCGACGCAATTTAATCTCTGTCAATTTTGAAAGGGAGCAACTAAGGAAAATTAATCATGTCATCAATGTTTTtgtcaattgtacataattttgattggtataataacaaatttatccctCAAAGTTTATGCATTAAATTTAGCCTGCATTATTTGtgtaaatgtgtaaatgttctaaatttgttgaatttttttagaatgaagactaaattgacacaatatgtaaatatctagggctaaatttgttgttatacctatcaaaattatgtataattgatgTAAGACAATAATGTTGCGATTAATTGTccttgctcattttcaaaattgacaataATTAAATTGCTCCGATTTTTTTGAGCGGCACgaatttgctcaatttcaaaatcgaaaGTTATTGGAGAGGTCTTTTTACCAAGCTTATTTGAGCTTAATCAAATGAGCTCGAGCAGTTCTGTTTTGATCTCAAATCGAACTTATTTTCTTCCCTTATAGTCTTCACCGTACTTGCCACAATAGTCATCCAAATTAGTTTCCTATAAAAAATACAATCCCATAACCAcatcttgtttatttttttctcgtACAGGTTCTAGCAGGAAGCTACTTTTGTGTGGCAGGAGCACTCGTGGGACTTCTAAAACCCGGAAGAATGAGCATGTTTGGGACACTGCTCGTAATATGGGGTCTCGTCAAGGAAGGGATCATAGGAAAACCGGCAAATACCGATCTTACAAAAGCTGTATACGTATATCCAACAATGGTGCTTGCACTAATTTGTGCCTTGTCATCGATCAAGTACGACGTAAAGAAAGTTATGAGAACTGCCCCTGCACGACCAATGGCAAAGCCTCTTCAGAGCTCTTCCAAATCTAAGCTGAAATAatcggaaaaaaaaaaaacctcgaGTGAAAAGCTATTCTAACATTTACTTTTATACTGAACTCTTGTAACCTGTCAGCTGAAGTGTCTTTCCTTATAAATTCCAGAAAAAACCTCATTCGCTGCTTCGAGTTTATTAGTTTTTAACCAATGTTTTCTGGAGCTGCATACCATGCTTCAAAACTACAGATTCGAGCTTAAGAGATGCTGTGCATCCATGTTCGCTTACCGCAGGCAGGCAAGGCTGTGAAATAAGGGGCTAGAATCTGTAGTTCGAAGCTGTTGCTAGCAGGCATGGCATCGAGTTCAGTAATTTGCAGAAGCTTCCATCTATTTTCGTGCTTAGCCTCGATTTAGTATCTTGTTTTCAGCCATTGATTTTTGTTCATCCTTTAGCTTCTGTTTTTTTCAGGTTTCTTGCTTTGATAtttgttttgtgttttaaattaattaattgtcaTTGTGAGAATTTCATTAATTGCTTTTCTTAGCTGCATTGAGAACTTTCATTTGTGAGATTTTATACATAGCATCTAGCTGAGTCAAGCTTGTACTCGAGCTTAACTCAAAATTGGGAGCTTGATATTCAGCTCAAGTTCAACTGGACATCTATTTTAAGCTTGGGTTTGGCTCAATACGTAATCGAATTACTCGAGCTtgatttagttcatttattaattttcgtATTTAAGCTCAACTAAGCTTGCACATATTCAAGCTCGGCTCGATAATTAAGTTTagggttaataatatattaatagcaataatgtaatttaataatataaaaaatagaacatAT
The Gossypium raimondii isolate GPD5lz chromosome 8, ASM2569854v1, whole genome shotgun sequence DNA segment above includes these coding regions:
- the LOC105792838 gene encoding uncharacterized protein LOC105792838, which produces MAASASSSSSSTTTKTIPARKRGWLSNISSISSRIYFFLIFLQIPLFRIPCRSGMCSTPIHVTSSQLIASDIFPVPVVKAILLPGAITNGLAKNWTVPSWDNLLNMYNLTSIKESSALPDLQRLEVLAGSYFCVAGALVGLLKPGRMSMFGTLLVIWGLVKEGIIGKPANTDLTKAVYVYPTMVLALICALSSIKYDVKKVMRTAPARPMAKPLQSSSKSKLK